The following proteins are co-located in the Ictalurus punctatus breed USDA103 chromosome 14, Coco_2.0, whole genome shotgun sequence genome:
- the anxa2a gene encoding annexin A2a isoform X1 — protein sequence MALVSDFLGQLTLNFGSSEPTYPTVIPAADFDPDKDAARIETAIKTKGVDEQTIVQILTKRTYGQRREIAFAYERRAKKDMISALKGALSGSLETVILGLMKSTAQFDASEIKASIKGLGTDEESLIEILCSRSTAELVEIKKVYKEMFKKDLEKDVAGDTSGDFAKLLLALVAVKRDEPSTVVDYEKIDEDARALYEAGVKRKGTDVKTWISIMSERSVPHLQKVFDRYKSYSPYDMQESIRKEVKGDLEKSFLALVQCFENKQLYFANKLGDAMKSKGAKEKVVTRIMISRCEVDLKKIRSEYKAQFGKSLYQTISEHTKGDYQQALLSLCGGDD from the exons ATGGCGCTGGTATCTGATTTCCTCGGTCAACTGACACTTAATTTTGGG TCAAGCGAGCCCACCTATCCTACTGTGATTCCTGCAGCTGATTTTGATCCAGACAAAGATGCTGCCAGAATAGAAACCGCTATCAAAACTAAAG GTGTGGATGAACAGACCATTGTTCAGATCCTCACCAAACGGACATATGGCCAAAGACGAGAAATTGCCTTTGCATATGAGAGAAGAGCCAAGAAG GATATGATTTCTGCCCTGAAGGGGGCACTGTCTGGCTCGCTTGAGACCGTTATTTTGGGCCTGATGAAGAGCACTGCTCAGTTCGATGCCTCTGAGATTAAAGCCTCCATAAAA GGTTTAGGAACAGATGAGGAGAGCCTGATTGAGATCCTCTGCTCTCGAAGCACTGCAGAGCTGGTGGAGATTAAGAAAGTCTACAAAGAAA tGTTCAAGAAGGACCTGGAGAAGGATGTGGCTGGAGACACCTCAGGAGACTTCGCTAAGCTGCTGCTCGCCCTAGTGGCG GTCAAGAGGGATGAGCCAAGCACTGTAGTTGACTATGAGAAAATTGATGAAGATGCCAGA GCACTGTATGAAGCTGGAGTGAAACGTAAAGGCACTGATGTCAAAACCTGGATTAGCATCATGTCAGAAAGGAGTGTCCCTCATCTGCAGAAAG TATTTGACCGATACAAGAGCTACAGTCCCTACGACATGCAGGAGAGCATCAGGAAGGAGGTGAAAGGAGATCTGGAGAAGTCCTTCCTTGCACTCG TCCAGTGCtttgaaaacaaacaactcTACTTTGCCAACAAACTCGGTGATGCCATGAAG AGTAAAGGTGCAAAGGAGAAAGTGGTAACGAGGATCATGATCTCACGCTGTGAGGTAGACCTTAAGAAGATCAGGTCTGAGTATAAGGCCCAGTTTG
- the anxa2a gene encoding annexin A2a (The RefSeq protein has 4 substitutions compared to this genomic sequence) yields MALVSDFLGQLTLNFGSSEPTYPTVIPAADFDPDKDAARIETAIKTKGVDEQTIVQILTKRTYGQRREIAFAYERRAKKDMISALKGALSGLLETVILGLMKSTAQFDASEIKASIKGLGTDEESLIEILCSRSTAELVEIKKVYKELFKKDLEKDVAGDTSGDFAKLLLALVAVKRDEPSTVIDYEKIDEDARALYEAGVKRKGTDVKTWISIMSERSVPHLQKVFDRYKSYSLYDMQESIRKEVKGDLEKSFLALVQCFENKQLYFANKLGDAMKSKGAKEKVVTRIMISRCEVDLKKIRSEYKAQFGKSLYQTISEHTKGDYQQALLSLCGGDD; encoded by the exons ATGGCGCTGGTATCTGATTTCCTCGGTCAACTGACACTTAATTTTGGG TCAAGCGAGCCCACCTATCCTACTGTGATTCCTGCAGCTGATTTTGATCCAGACAAAGATGCTGCCAGAATAGAAACCGCTATCAAAACTAAAG GTGTGGATGAACAGACCATTGTTCAGATCCTCACCAAACGGACATATGGCCAAAGACGAGAAATTGCCTTTGCATATGAGAGAAGAGCCAAGAAG GATATGATTTCTGCCCTGAAGGGGGCACTGTCTGGCTCGCTTGAGACCGTTATTTTGGGCCTGATGAAGAGCACTGCTCAGTTCGATGCCTCTGAGATTAAAGCCTCCATAAAA GGTTTAGGAACAGATGAGGAGAGCCTGATTGAGATCCTCTGCTCTCGAAGCACTGCAGAGCTGGTGGAGATTAAGAAAGTCTACAAAGAAA tGTTCAAGAAGGACCTGGAGAAGGATGTGGCTGGAGACACCTCAGGAGACTTCGCTAAGCTGCTGCTCGCCCTAGTGGCG GTCAAGAGGGATGAGCCAAGCACTGTAGTTGACTATGAGAAAATTGATGAAGATGCCAGA GCACTGTATGAAGCTGGAGTGAAACGTAAAGGCACTGATGTCAAAACCTGGATTAGCATCATGTCAGAAAGGAGTGTCCCTCATCTGCAGAAAG TATTTGACCGATACAAGAGCTACAGTCCCTACGACATGCAGGAGAGCATCAGGAAGGAGGTGAAAGGAGATCTGGAGAAGTCCTTCCTTGCACTCG TCCAGTGCtttgaaaacaaacaactcTACTTTGCCAACAAACTCGGTGATGCCATGAAG AGTAAAGGTGCAAAGGAGAAAGTGGTAACGAGGATCATGATCTCACGCTGTGAGGTAGACCTTAAGAAGATCAGGTCTGAGTATAAGGCCCAGTTTG